The following coding sequences are from one Methanococcoides orientis window:
- a CDS encoding glycoside hydrolase family 15 protein, producing the protein MKYLIRHPNAILGNDKLLVSLGEKGDLRGFFYPRRDGPQHVGESKACIYKGGKLLWLDSPEWNGKQASSDDTNVIRTHLSHFSGIEVSIHDIVHRSNPVLVRKYEITSKEHFEGKFYYYSNFQAGGTHRMNSAFCDVNNALLVQYMQNFYIGLASNPGFEDWQVGKIQDKGWVASARNDMEDGQLQQNMEDIGDMDSSIGWDLDLQPGETVTITIFVGIASERQPIYELMADVRKQSSDGIMHGSENDSIRWLSKKRSLELSALDDDPLFKNKLKALYDHSLLSLKLLTDPEGGAILAAPEFDPAFEMCGGYGFCWNRDAAESVLAFMNAGYPEYAEKFFGWCKKAQLPDGSWFQRYWLDAKEAPSWSNFDDTTQIDETGSTLYAIDRYYRELEGTKRAEFLENIRETVRKGAEYLIKRTEKGLHDPCRCLWESEIGIFSYTNAAIYAGLKGAAHLAEETDEHMLAKKWSDRADLVRKETIDKLWLKEGYFSKGIIDNNIHRTIDSSMIGTFTPFGVLSPNDPDEKAMIVSMIEHIEKALQVPVNGYFGIKRYENDDYIGGNPWVVTTLWLSRALLILAMSLENKDDEYDLLVNKALEYIKWTMRSATSNGLLSEQVDKNTGKAAWARPLAWSCALFIENALLLDQLRSE; encoded by the coding sequence GTGAAATATCTGATCCGGCATCCAAATGCCATACTTGGCAATGATAAGTTGCTTGTGTCACTGGGTGAAAAGGGCGATCTACGGGGATTTTTTTATCCCCGCAGAGATGGACCGCAACACGTTGGAGAGTCCAAAGCTTGCATTTACAAAGGTGGAAAATTACTATGGCTGGATTCTCCTGAATGGAATGGAAAACAGGCATCATCAGATGACACAAACGTTATAAGGACACACCTTTCTCATTTTTCCGGTATCGAAGTATCAATTCATGATATTGTGCATCGATCCAATCCGGTTCTTGTAAGGAAGTATGAGATCACTTCAAAAGAACATTTTGAAGGCAAATTTTATTATTATTCTAATTTCCAGGCAGGGGGAACCCATAGAATGAACTCTGCTTTTTGTGATGTGAACAACGCCCTGCTTGTTCAATACATGCAAAACTTCTACATTGGCTTGGCAAGTAATCCGGGATTTGAAGATTGGCAGGTCGGTAAGATACAGGATAAAGGCTGGGTCGCAAGTGCCAGAAATGATATGGAAGATGGCCAGCTCCAGCAAAACATGGAAGATATAGGTGATATGGACAGTTCCATAGGCTGGGACCTTGATCTCCAGCCTGGTGAGACGGTCACGATCACCATTTTTGTTGGCATCGCTTCGGAAAGGCAGCCGATATATGAACTTATGGCTGATGTTCGGAAGCAGTCTTCTGATGGTATAATGCACGGATCTGAAAATGACTCCATTCGCTGGCTATCAAAAAAGAGATCACTGGAATTATCAGCACTTGATGATGATCCACTATTCAAAAACAAATTAAAGGCCTTATACGATCATTCATTACTCTCTCTGAAATTACTTACCGATCCCGAAGGAGGGGCAATTTTAGCTGCTCCTGAGTTCGATCCTGCTTTTGAGATGTGTGGGGGATATGGATTTTGCTGGAACAGGGATGCGGCAGAATCTGTTCTTGCCTTTATGAATGCCGGTTATCCCGAATATGCCGAAAAGTTCTTTGGCTGGTGTAAAAAAGCACAACTTCCTGATGGGTCATGGTTCCAGAGATACTGGCTTGATGCAAAGGAAGCCCCCTCATGGAGTAATTTTGACGATACCACCCAGATCGATGAGACCGGTTCAACGCTTTATGCAATCGATCGCTATTATAGGGAACTTGAAGGAACTAAAAGAGCTGAATTCCTGGAAAACATCCGGGAAACTGTCCGGAAGGGTGCAGAATATCTGATAAAAAGGACAGAAAAGGGGCTTCATGATCCATGCAGATGCCTGTGGGAATCTGAGATTGGAATATTCAGTTATACAAATGCTGCTATCTATGCAGGTCTGAAAGGTGCTGCTCATCTGGCTGAAGAGACTGATGAGCACATGCTCGCTAAAAAATGGTCTGACAGGGCTGACCTTGTCAGGAAAGAGACCATTGATAAGCTGTGGCTTAAGGAAGGATATTTTTCCAAAGGTATTATTGACAACAATATCCACAGAACAATAGATTCGAGCATGATCGGGACTTTCACTCCTTTTGGTGTTCTTTCACCGAATGATCCTGATGAAAAAGCTATGATTGTATCAATGATAGAGCATATTGAAAAAGCCCTCCAAGTTCCGGTTAATGGTTATTTTGGGATAAAACGTTATGAAAATGATGATTATATCGGTGGTAATCCGTGGGTAGTGACAACATTATGGCTTTCGCGTGCCTTACTCATTCTTGCCATGTCCCTGGAGAACAAGGATGATGAATATGACCTGCTGGTGAATAAGGCGCTTGAATATATAAAATGGACAATGAGGAGTGCAACGAGTAACGGTCTGCTATCCGAGCAGGTAGACAAAAATACAGGGAAAGCTGCATGGGCCAGGCCTTTGGCCTGGAGTTGTGCACTGTTTATTGAAAATGCATTGCTTCTGGACCAGCTGAGATCAGAATGA
- a CDS encoding glycoside hydrolase family 57 protein produces the protein MRSVCMYFQLHQPYRLKWFWPDDSKGFERYFDVAINRNIFEKVASKCYLPATTLLAELVDQHEGDFKFSVSITGTLLSQCEKWNPDVLDVFNRLADSKCVEFLDETNYHSLAGLFDSKDEFREEVKAHHDLTSDLLGVKPQVFRNTELLYNNSVAETVSSLGYKAILTEGVDQLLESRSPNHVYKAKDCDIAVLMRNYKMSDDIGYRFSAKWWEEYPLTADKWACWASKEQGDCLNIFMDYETFGEHQWADSGIFDFLRALPNEVLNKGIEFNTPSEVIEKYDPVDEIDVGDFNTISWADMERDTSAWLGNDMQRRCFEEAKRLGPYVKRTKDPELINIWKHLLTSDHYYYMSTKWLGDGDVHSYFSIHTSPYDAAINFIAVLLDFKSCVFRKLAEMDA, from the coding sequence ATGAGATCTGTGTGCATGTACTTCCAGCTCCACCAGCCATATCGTTTAAAGTGGTTCTGGCCGGATGACTCTAAAGGATTTGAAAGATATTTTGATGTTGCAATAAACAGGAACATCTTTGAGAAGGTTGCCAGCAAATGTTACCTTCCAGCTACAACTCTCCTGGCAGAACTTGTTGACCAGCATGAAGGCGACTTCAAGTTCAGTGTCTCAATAACCGGAACTCTTCTGAGCCAGTGTGAAAAATGGAATCCTGATGTTCTTGATGTTTTCAACCGGCTGGCTGATTCAAAGTGTGTGGAATTCCTTGATGAGACAAATTATCATTCACTTGCAGGCCTTTTTGATAGCAAGGATGAATTCAGGGAAGAAGTAAAGGCCCACCATGACCTCACTTCAGACCTGCTGGGTGTAAAACCACAGGTCTTCAGAAATACGGAACTTCTGTACAACAATAGTGTTGCGGAGACCGTCTCATCTCTGGGTTACAAAGCCATCCTTACAGAAGGTGTTGACCAGCTACTTGAATCACGTTCCCCCAATCATGTCTACAAGGCAAAGGACTGCGACATCGCCGTTCTTATGAGGAACTACAAGATGAGTGATGATATCGGATATCGTTTCTCCGCAAAATGGTGGGAAGAGTATCCATTGACTGCTGACAAATGGGCATGCTGGGCATCTAAGGAACAAGGAGATTGCCTTAATATCTTCATGGATTACGAGACCTTTGGTGAACATCAATGGGCTGATTCAGGCATCTTTGATTTCCTCCGGGCTTTACCGAATGAGGTTCTTAACAAAGGTATTGAGTTCAATACTCCTTCAGAGGTCATTGAGAAATATGATCCTGTAGATGAGATCGATGTCGGGGACTTTAACACGATCTCATGGGCAGATATGGAGAGAGATACAAGTGCATGGCTTGGTAACGATATGCAACGCAGATGCTTCGAAGAGGCAAAGCGCCTTGGACCTTACGTGAAAAGAACGAAAGACCCCGAGCTTATCAATATATGGAAACATCTTCTGACATCCGATCACTATTACTACATGAGTACAAAATGGTTAGGTGATGGAGATGTACATTCGTATTTCAGTATCCATACATCACCTTATGATGCAGCAATAAATTTCATTGCAGTATTACTGGATTTCAAATCCTGTGTTTTCAGGAAACTGGCAGAAATGGATGCATGA
- a CDS encoding glycoside hydrolase family 57 protein codes for MQSVCICSEVHLPCVLKWYWPSEGYHSPEFETYFDQPHIYSTLERNLPQIISMNEALLDSIDNGAKYTFDISGIFLDQCKWNPALIGSFQELKDRGASFSASPYYHSVSSLFPDNKEFKEQVSMHRNKIKDIFNTNPRTFINSELILTKELSTILKEMKFKCLISEGSENLLYGSDPKHIYSGQIPTLLRHISLSEDIESRFSDQKWIGYPLIADKFASWIANMEGDVTTLHFKYSSILAHQQSRSDILQFLIDLPASFEKYGISMVTPEEALKKFKPKELPSIMNRSTSRYGMHNLMGNHPQHLYLHELIEIGKIMESIKGAPEYDKLNCIYRYFQQSEILLEMGSENNNHGYEKAVNIFSAISDFKRAILEVKV; via the coding sequence ATGCAGTCAGTTTGCATCTGTTCGGAAGTACATCTTCCGTGTGTATTAAAATGGTACTGGCCATCTGAGGGATATCACTCTCCGGAGTTTGAAACATATTTTGATCAGCCACATATATACTCTACCTTAGAAAGAAATCTCCCACAAATAATTAGTATGAATGAAGCTTTGCTGGATTCCATCGATAATGGTGCAAAGTATACGTTTGATATATCCGGAATATTTTTAGATCAATGTAAATGGAATCCTGCTTTAATAGGATCATTTCAGGAGTTAAAGGACAGGGGTGCCAGTTTTTCAGCTTCACCCTATTATCATTCAGTGTCATCCCTTTTCCCTGATAATAAAGAATTTAAAGAACAGGTTTCAATGCATCGGAACAAGATCAAAGATATCTTCAATACTAATCCCCGGACATTCATAAATTCAGAACTGATACTTACAAAAGAACTCAGTACCATCCTTAAGGAAATGAAGTTCAAGTGTCTTATTTCAGAAGGGTCGGAGAATCTCTTATATGGAAGTGATCCAAAACACATTTATAGCGGTCAAATACCAACGCTATTGCGCCATATCTCCCTTAGCGAAGACATCGAATCGCGCTTCTCAGACCAGAAATGGATAGGTTATCCTTTGATAGCCGATAAATTTGCTTCATGGATAGCAAATATGGAAGGCGATGTCACGACATTGCATTTCAAATATAGTTCTATCCTTGCCCATCAGCAAAGCAGGAGCGATATACTCCAGTTCCTGATCGATCTTCCGGCAAGTTTCGAGAAATATGGAATTTCCATGGTAACACCTGAAGAAGCTTTGAAGAAATTCAAGCCAAAAGAACTTCCTTCTATCATGAACAGGTCAACCTCCCGTTATGGAATGCATAATCTGATGGGAAATCATCCCCAGCATCTGTACCTGCATGAACTGATCGAGATAGGAAAGATCATGGAGTCCATAAAGGGTGCTCCGGAATATGATAAATTAAATTGTATCTATCGATATTTCCAGCAAAGTGAGATCTTACTGGAGATGGGGTCTGAAAACAATAATCATGGCTATGAAAAGGCTGTCAATATATTCTCCGCGATCTCGGACTTTAAGCGTGCAATACTGGAGGTGAAGGTATGA
- a CDS encoding glycosyltransferase family 4 protein: MGKNLNIGMFSWESLHSVKVGGIAPHVSELAEALAEKGHSVHIFTRNHELEPYEKINGVHYHRVYHSLDGGIVQQMDSMCDSMYSRFLDVTKEYGKFDILHAHDWHPFNVVSRIKYEFGIPFMFTYHSTEWGRNGNVHGDWWEAKEISHREWKAGYESIKVISTSQQLTDEIKFLYQIPDEKISIIPNGIFHGKMKKDVDPGEVKERFGIHPLAPVVLFIGRMSYQKGPDILAEAIPEVLDHRWDTQFIFIGEGEMRPHCEHLVNAQNVSDRCHFLGYADDETARDWYNACDILCIPSRNEPFGIVVLEGWDAERTIVATDAVQIINNFVDGILVYKTPDSIAWGLKHVLDDLSNGSMRQAGKKLIDTKYNWHKIAEQTSEAYLDALKN, translated from the coding sequence ATGGGGAAAAATTTAAACATCGGGATGTTTTCCTGGGAAAGTTTACACTCGGTCAAAGTAGGCGGTATAGCACCGCATGTTTCCGAACTTGCAGAAGCTCTTGCTGAGAAGGGACATTCGGTTCATATATTTACAAGAAATCATGAACTTGAACCATATGAGAAAATAAATGGGGTTCACTACCATCGTGTATATCATTCTCTTGACGGAGGCATTGTCCAGCAAATGGACAGTATGTGCGATTCAATGTACTCGAGATTCCTTGATGTTACGAAGGAATATGGCAAATTTGATATATTGCATGCCCATGACTGGCATCCTTTCAATGTTGTCTCAAGGATCAAATATGAATTTGGAATCCCTTTTATGTTCACATATCACAGTACCGAATGGGGAAGGAACGGTAATGTCCATGGGGATTGGTGGGAAGCAAAGGAAATATCACACAGGGAATGGAAAGCTGGCTATGAATCCATAAAGGTCATATCCACTTCACAACAACTTACAGATGAGATCAAGTTCTTATACCAGATACCTGATGAGAAGATCTCCATCATTCCAAACGGAATCTTCCATGGAAAGATGAAAAAGGACGTTGATCCCGGTGAAGTAAAAGAAAGATTTGGCATCCATCCTCTTGCACCGGTTGTTCTGTTCATAGGACGTATGAGCTACCAAAAAGGTCCGGATATCCTTGCTGAAGCGATCCCTGAAGTATTGGATCACCGATGGGATACTCAGTTTATCTTCATTGGTGAAGGTGAAATGCGCCCTCACTGTGAACATCTCGTAAATGCCCAAAATGTTTCAGATCGTTGTCATTTCCTGGGGTATGCGGATGATGAAACAGCCAGGGACTGGTACAATGCATGTGATATTCTCTGTATTCCAAGCAGGAACGAGCCTTTTGGCATAGTTGTTCTTGAAGGTTGGGATGCTGAAAGGACCATCGTTGCAACAGATGCTGTTCAGATAATTAATAATTTTGTCGATGGTATCCTTGTCTACAAAACCCCGGATTCTATTGCATGGGGTTTAAAACACGTGCTTGATGACCTCTCCAATGGCAGCATGAGACAAGCTGGTAAAAAACTGATCGACACTAAATACAACTGGCACAAGATCGCAGAACAAACAAGTGAAGCGTACCTTGATGCTCTCAAAAATTGA
- a CDS encoding galactose-1-phosphate uridylyltransferase, which translates to MSEIRKHYFLDEYCIIAPGRSKRPSVFKAEKKEGASNRCVFCAGEEDKTPLATAVYKNGSILKDSEGSRITGWDMRCVPNLYPALAPDASEVHSDLDVVPGYGFHEVIVETPLHENVIPDLSDEEMALLMKVYQDRVVHYESMDKIEYVSLFKNWGEKAGASLEHTHSQLIAMPIKPPALMEEMKAIDSYSGCPYCDIIEKESKSERLLYENDHFLIIAPYCSKVPYEMWVLPKVHINHISGFDQDQLNSLGKAIHYALSGLWDNIGEIPYNYMFYQLRDETEYHFNLKIEPVTTKKAGFEKNTEVFINTMPPETAVNYLQGNF; encoded by the coding sequence ATGTCAGAGATACGTAAACATTATTTTCTGGATGAATATTGCATAATTGCACCAGGAAGGAGTAAGAGACCTTCGGTCTTCAAAGCAGAAAAGAAAGAGGGAGCGTCCAACAGATGTGTTTTTTGCGCCGGTGAAGAAGATAAAACACCACTTGCAACTGCTGTTTATAAAAATGGTAGCATCCTGAAGGATTCCGAAGGTTCAAGGATAACAGGATGGGATATGCGTTGCGTACCAAATCTTTATCCTGCACTTGCTCCGGATGCCAGTGAAGTTCATTCCGATCTCGATGTGGTCCCAGGCTATGGTTTTCATGAAGTTATAGTTGAAACGCCTTTGCATGAGAATGTGATACCGGATCTGTCTGACGAAGAGATGGCACTACTTATGAAAGTCTATCAGGACCGTGTAGTTCACTATGAATCCATGGATAAGATAGAATATGTTTCACTTTTCAAGAACTGGGGAGAAAAGGCAGGTGCATCTCTGGAGCATACACATTCCCAGCTAATAGCAATGCCAATCAAGCCTCCGGCGTTAATGGAAGAAATGAAGGCTATTGATTCATATTCAGGATGTCCTTATTGTGATATTATAGAGAAAGAAAGTAAAAGTGAGAGACTCTTGTATGAAAATGATCATTTTCTGATTATTGCACCTTATTGCTCAAAAGTTCCGTATGAGATGTGGGTTCTGCCTAAGGTACATATAAATCACATATCAGGTTTCGACCAGGATCAGTTGAACTCTCTTGGAAAAGCAATTCATTATGCTCTATCCGGCCTATGGGACAATATTGGAGAGATACCTTACAACTACATGTTCTATCAACTAAGGGATGAAACTGAATATCATTTTAACTTAAAGATCGAGCCGGTTACAACTAAGAAAGCGGGATTTGAGAAAAATACCGAGGTATTCATCAATACAATGCCGCCGGAAACGGCTGTTAATTATCTTCAGGGTAACTTTTGA
- a CDS encoding glycogen synthase produces MFERKCIIIAGEEAGPKSNKMGGIWNVIDAEVKTLAQMLEDGTIEEETTPRIFVACPYYGYSGSDWNKGLNRITDMSEFEDFVPDESLSLIIEKLREKGIELIIASKNISGIEILYLMFKTNDFCRTGVEYKGKHVCLENKIKAEAYELTGLDSLSYEEMGNRTEYTHYLNLSYAISEFVHTLVALREEKAKTYEDELISEFASSLMPSWHVSLHCHEFGVFYAIARLKKIGVPINSVATYHATIPGRVAGHLSIQKIRDNDRSWGDGVPKNMATLESLSSYADVVTAVGDSTKKEIKLFYDIDSIIVRNGIDIEIEDIDELWDKKLKLRTKIQELTSEKIYNTYNSVELSPERIIPIFSISRIEIENKGYPDLLDSLLILDRMVRIEVEAGRLDENYRVVCFIITAHGPKTNLPENFPIMLDEEVLIGEELRIQRMIEERGLECSRLPSASRYVSAVLYPQWLSSNDGGFNMTVDEFMAGCIAGIFPSKYEPFLLTGLEAGKEATPSIVSKVCGFSDALKTVKRLVMGMGGVLVVDNIDQSYLETIADYALTMDYFIDTYTDDKTKYNFLCQEANLLAKDMNWQEPTNQYYEMLTGIKAKHEQKGL; encoded by the coding sequence GTGTTCGAACGTAAATGTATTATTATCGCTGGTGAAGAAGCTGGTCCGAAGTCCAACAAAATGGGCGGTATATGGAATGTTATTGATGCAGAAGTAAAAACTCTTGCTCAAATGCTTGAAGACGGAACAATAGAAGAGGAAACAACTCCAAGGATCTTCGTTGCGTGTCCTTATTATGGCTACAGTGGTTCGGATTGGAACAAGGGTCTCAACCGTATCACAGACATGAGTGAGTTCGAAGATTTCGTGCCAGATGAAAGCCTTTCACTTATCATTGAAAAGCTCCGGGAAAAAGGCATCGAACTTATTATTGCATCCAAAAATATCTCAGGAATAGAGATCCTCTACCTTATGTTCAAGACCAATGATTTTTGCAGGACTGGTGTTGAATATAAAGGAAAACATGTCTGTCTGGAAAATAAGATAAAAGCCGAAGCATATGAGCTCACAGGTCTTGATTCCCTTTCATATGAGGAAATGGGTAACAGGACCGAATATACACATTACCTTAATCTTTCGTACGCAATATCAGAATTTGTTCATACTCTTGTAGCCCTCAGGGAAGAAAAGGCCAAGACCTATGAAGATGAACTAATATCCGAATTTGCCAGTTCTTTGATGCCTTCATGGCATGTTTCATTGCACTGTCATGAGTTCGGTGTCTTTTATGCAATTGCCAGGCTCAAGAAGATCGGCGTTCCTATCAATTCAGTTGCAACTTATCATGCAACTATTCCCGGCAGAGTTGCAGGACATCTTTCCATCCAGAAAATACGTGATAATGACCGTTCATGGGGCGATGGGGTTCCAAAGAATATGGCAACCCTTGAGTCGTTATCCTCATATGCAGATGTTGTAACTGCTGTAGGGGATTCTACTAAAAAAGAGATCAAATTGTTCTATGATATTGATTCCATCATTGTGAGGAATGGCATCGATATTGAGATCGAGGACATTGATGAGCTATGGGATAAAAAACTAAAGCTCCGTACTAAGATCCAGGAGTTGACTTCCGAGAAGATCTACAATACCTATAACAGCGTAGAACTTTCACCTGAAAGGATCATTCCTATCTTCTCGATCTCAAGGATCGAAATTGAAAATAAAGGCTATCCTGACCTGCTGGATTCACTTCTTATTCTTGACAGGATGGTCAGAATAGAGGTCGAAGCAGGCAGGCTTGATGAGAACTACAGGGTTGTTTGTTTCATCATAACTGCTCATGGTCCGAAAACTAATCTGCCGGAAAACTTCCCGATAATGCTCGATGAAGAGGTGCTGATCGGTGAAGAGCTGCGGATCCAAAGAATGATCGAAGAGAGGGGACTTGAATGTTCCAGACTTCCAAGTGCTAGCAGGTATGTTTCTGCTGTTCTTTATCCTCAATGGTTGTCAAGCAACGATGGTGGTTTCAACATGACGGTGGATGAGTTCATGGCTGGTTGCATTGCCGGCATATTCCCTTCCAAATATGAGCCATTCCTGTTAACCGGTCTTGAGGCAGGAAAAGAAGCAACACCGAGCATTGTAAGCAAGGTTTGTGGGTTCAGTGATGCACTAAAAACTGTCAAGCGTCTTGTAATGGGAATGGGGGGAGTGTTGGTAGTTGACAATATCGATCAGTCCTATCTTGAGACCATAGCAGATTATGCACTTACCATGGACTACTTCATCGACACTTACACTGACGATAAGACAAAATACAACTTCCTCTGCCAGGAAGCAAATCTCCTTGCCAAGGATATGAACTGGCAGGAACCTACTAACCAATACTACGAGATGCTTACAGGCATAAAAGCAAAACATGAGCAGAAAGGCCTCTAA
- a CDS encoding cation-translocating P-type ATPase gives MSFEEFLKRFDAAAEGLTSAEALERLDICGKNILENIGSESALKKYLKQFRNFFSILLITGAFLSYTAERLDPGKGNLYISIALFGVVILNATFTFIQEYQAEQIMASFRQLIPPAARVLRDGTIKEILASELVVGDVIFIEEGDKVPADGRLIEENTLKVDNSSLTGEAEPQLRSLECTHPNMLECRNMVFSGTLVLTGNGKAVVYGTGQNTQMGKLATLTKQTTSVETPLRKELNTFIKIISVIAIFLGISFFAIGFVIQDLFLLNLIFAIGIIVANVPEGLLPTVTLALSLASKRMAKRNALIKQLESVETLGSTTVICTDKTGTLTQNKMAINSVTLGFEHIDVANGGVPPDILLKVAVLCNNSRLTEGPIGYKGDPTEGALLMYASKFTDIDAMREKNTRLKEYSFDSLKERMQVIYHSNTNTDIVTDDNAGTDTVTGTNEKESYLKGASEVVVKMCDRILMNGDEVPITEDDRDDLLDMHLKIAERGERVLALAYRRAEEEIEYDTGFTFIGFTGAVDPPRPEVKDAINKCHRAGIKVVMITGDHPITAVSIAKTVGFSNNVHEPVVITGAELDELSLDELSEKLKAPDIIFARTSPVQKLKIVQAFQAMGEIVTMTGDGVNDAPAIKNSDMGVAMGSGTDVARESADMILLDDNFATIVNAVEEGRTVFDNIKKFIAYILTSNIPEILPFIAFVLLAIPLPMNVQLILAIDLGTDILPALALAIEKGEGDIMKRPPRSKFEKLLTPQVLLTSYGMKGPIEALAGFTCYFAVLLDGGWTWGQALLSNDLLYRQAIMAFFAAVIICQVANLLVSRTRVESALSRNLFTNKMIVLAIVSELLILSMIMFYPFANTIFGTAPVPVEYLLLALPFAILLFVQDEIRKYYIRKGSLLAKAFLKW, from the coding sequence ATATCTTTTGAAGAATTTCTCAAAAGGTTCGATGCTGCTGCTGAAGGATTGACATCAGCTGAAGCCTTGGAAAGGCTGGATATCTGTGGAAAGAACATTCTTGAGAACATAGGGAGCGAATCAGCTCTAAAAAAGTACCTAAAGCAATTCCGCAATTTCTTCTCGATCCTTCTGATCACAGGGGCTTTTCTTTCATATACAGCAGAACGACTGGATCCCGGGAAAGGCAACCTCTACATATCGATCGCACTTTTTGGAGTTGTCATTCTTAATGCAACTTTTACTTTTATACAGGAATACCAGGCTGAACAGATAATGGCAAGTTTCCGCCAGCTTATACCTCCTGCTGCCAGGGTTTTGAGAGATGGGACAATTAAGGAAATATTGGCATCAGAATTGGTTGTAGGTGATGTCATATTCATTGAGGAAGGTGACAAGGTACCTGCTGATGGCCGGCTCATTGAAGAGAATACCTTAAAGGTTGACAATTCTTCACTGACCGGAGAGGCTGAGCCGCAGTTACGCTCGCTTGAATGTACTCATCCAAACATGCTTGAATGCAGGAATATGGTATTCTCAGGCACGCTTGTATTAACGGGGAATGGAAAAGCTGTTGTTTATGGAACCGGCCAGAACACACAGATGGGAAAGCTTGCAACCCTTACAAAACAGACAACATCAGTTGAAACTCCTCTTCGCAAAGAGCTTAACACTTTTATCAAGATCATTTCCGTAATTGCAATATTTCTGGGTATATCCTTCTTTGCGATCGGCTTTGTGATACAGGACCTGTTCCTATTGAACCTTATTTTTGCAATAGGCATCATCGTTGCCAATGTTCCGGAAGGATTGCTTCCAACTGTAACCCTTGCCTTAAGCCTGGCTTCAAAAAGGATGGCAAAAAGGAATGCGCTTATCAAACAGCTTGAATCAGTGGAAACACTTGGATCGACCACGGTCATCTGTACTGATAAGACCGGGACACTAACACAGAACAAGATGGCAATAAACTCGGTAACTCTGGGTTTTGAACATATCGATGTGGCAAACGGGGGAGTGCCGCCGGATATACTCCTGAAAGTAGCGGTCCTTTGTAATAATTCAAGGCTCACTGAGGGACCTATAGGATATAAAGGGGATCCCACTGAAGGTGCCTTGTTGATGTATGCATCAAAATTCACGGATATTGATGCTATGCGGGAAAAGAATACTCGTTTGAAGGAATATTCGTTCGACTCCCTGAAAGAAAGGATGCAGGTCATTTACCATTCTAATACTAATACTGATATTGTTACTGATGATAATGCTGGTACTGATACTGTTACTGGTACTAATGAAAAGGAGTCCTACCTGAAAGGTGCAAGTGAAGTCGTTGTCAAAATGTGTGACCGCATCCTGATGAACGGGGATGAGGTACCGATTACCGAAGATGACAGGGACGATCTCCTTGACATGCATCTGAAGATAGCTGAAAGAGGAGAGCGTGTACTTGCTCTTGCATATCGAAGGGCAGAAGAGGAGATCGAATATGATACCGGCTTTACTTTCATCGGTTTTACCGGAGCTGTCGATCCCCCCAGACCGGAGGTTAAAGATGCCATCAATAAATGCCACCGGGCTGGAATCAAGGTAGTAATGATAACCGGTGACCATCCGATAACTGCCGTTTCGATCGCAAAGACCGTGGGTTTCAGTAACAATGTGCATGAGCCGGTGGTTATCACAGGAGCCGAGCTTGATGAACTATCACTTGATGAACTTTCCGAAAAACTAAAGGCACCGGATATTATATTCGCACGAACATCCCCGGTCCAGAAATTGAAGATTGTACAGGCGTTCCAGGCAATGGGTGAGATCGTTACCATGACCGGGGATGGTGTCAATGATGCTCCTGCAATTAAGAATTCTGACATGGGAGTCGCTATGGGAAGCGGTACGGATGTTGCAAGGGAATCTGCCGACATGATACTTCTTGATGATAATTTTGCCACCATCGTCAATGCGGTGGAAGAAGGACGGACGGTCTTTGATAATATCAAGAAGTTCATCGCCTACATCCTTACAAGCAACATCCCGGAAATTTTGCCGTTCATTGCATTTGTCCTGCTTGCGATCCCTCTTCCAATGAACGTACAGCTTATTCTTGCCATAGACCTTGGAACGGATATACTGCCGGCGCTGGCACTGGCTATTGAGAAAGGCGAAGGGGACATAATGAAACGTCCTCCTCGCTCTAAATTTGAAAAGCTTCTGACACCACAGGTGCTTCTGACATCCTATGGAATGAAAGGACCCATAGAAGCCCTTGCAGGTTTCACATGCTACTTTGCAGTACTTCTGGACGGAGGATGGACATGGGGACAGGCATTGCTGAGCAATGACCTCCTTTACAGGCAGGCAATAATGGCGTTTTTTGCTGCTGTCATAATATGCCAGGTCGCAAATCTGCTAGTATCCCGTACAAGGGTGGAATCAGCATTGTCCAGGAACCTGTTCACTAACAAAATGATAGTTCTGGCAATAGTGAGCGAATTACTGATACTTTCCATGATAATGTTCTATCCGTTCGCGAACACGATATTCGGAACAGCACCTGTTCCGGTGGAATACCTTTTGCTTGCACTACCGTTTGCAATATTACTGTTCGTGCAGGATGAGATCAGGAAATATTACATCAGAAAAGGATCATTGCTTGCAAAAGCTTTCCTGAAGTGGTGA